DNA sequence from the Glycine soja cultivar W05 chromosome 18, ASM419377v2, whole genome shotgun sequence genome:
TTCTGGAAAAGCTCTTTTGATACATTAAGGAGTATAAGTAGtatcatcattaaaaaaaatagcaaaataaTCTATAACTAACCTTTCTAACAACTCAACATCCACCACCCGCTCACCATTAGGATCCTGAACAACATCATATGTATTTTACCTCCTCCTCAACTTAGTCACTCCATGAAAATAACGAGTGTTGTGGTCACCAAAATCTAGACCTCTGGAACCACTTAACATATGCCTAGTAGCTTTTTGCCTCTCCTCTAACCAATGATCGTCATTGTTACTCATGACTTCTCTTTGGCTTTATAGGATAGTAAGGTACATaacatacttatttttattgatttatttaatgagaaaaagatcactgataatgtaaaaagttttacaccATCATCCAATCACAACTTATTATGCATggtaaatttattgaattttattataattactttaaagtCATATTAACGGCAAATTATAATTGAACaataatacaaaagtgttttaCGCGGTTAGTATATGACCATTAAactcttatttaatatatttgtttataactagaaaatgatatgaaatttacataaacttattaataataataaaatattatataaaaggaATTGTTTAACATTTTTACTAAAATCAAAATGTGTAATGGATGTTGAAATATTCTATACTggatacaaatattttataataaaaaacaaaaatattatattaatttttctatatgaaaatttaatttaattaaatattcttagaaattttaatttacttaactatcaatgtttaaaagaaaaatattcaaaagatactaattaaaaatatgaacaaGTTATTTGTGAAACAAATCATACtttatcaaattcaaattgaaaatcgTATGTGTAAAAACATATTGATAAGTGagatttcaataaaatttaattttgactaATTAGTCCTTCTAGTTACAAGAGCTAACTAGAAAGCAAAAACagcaaaagggaaaaacaaaaaaaaaaaattacatccgTGTAAAACCAATCTTCATGGCATCAGCTAGAAGGACTGgtattcaccaaaaaaacatgttagaagGACTAGAAGACTATCAGGAGGTTATAATAATTAGTGATCATAATTAAGGTTAGTGatcataataatttaacaaCTCTTTAAATATTAGTgatcataataattaatatgcttGATATTATTGACTTAATTCACCACATTATTAaggttatatttataaaaaataatttaaaagtgagctgaaaattaaaaaaaaaattggtaattGAAAGTTAGTAATTCATAGTTGGTAACTAGCTAAAAACTTTAAAACAAGCttgttaaattataagtatttgataaaattatatgttaaagtaaatgatgataatgtaaaatgataaatatgaacatatttaagatatttttataattttaattttatgctattgagaaaaaatatttttgaggtaattataattataatttttaattaattttcaaaatattacaattttttagataaattatttaatcacattttttagtttcaattattatatgTCTTTATATTACgtattttactatttatattattatatctcAAAATATCTCCAACCAagtttaaaacaaaatcaattaacatacacttaaatatatatcataattttgTTAAGTTGATtgatgtaataattaaaatatcttaaactataattttaaaataataaaataaatagtgtaaTAGTCAAAATAAAAGGTgtcagaagaagagaaaaaaaatcccaacttatgtaaaagaaaaaggtaagatggagatttaataaatactttaagagttaaaaaaaataaaagagtaaaaattTAAGGCTAGTATTTTAAAGAGGTTATTTGAATTAAtgtctaaaaaatattataaactactaaaaaaattatttgccaaacaccatttttaattttaccgtATTATTAGGTGGATGATACACTAATATatggaaaacaaaaatgatttatatacaCTCAAATTTAATCTAcacctaaagaaaaaaaaagagagataaaaatacacaaaaatatagatgtaatcaatgatataatgcgacaaaatagaaataaataaataaaaattgtcaaTTAAGTTATGTTGTTATATAGTAGATTTCTAcgtatcattattttattaaaagctaAATCTGTAAGAAAAGGTTGGCACCGAAGCTATAAAGTTATATTACCATTAGCTGGTTAAGTTTTAGTTGCATAGTTTTTTCAGGCCatttcaataaacaaaaacttaaattatttttttatacaacaatttttttattacaacttgtatgacattattgttttcatttttcgcCGTCACCTCTTATCGTATCTTCCATGCTTATTATTGTACAATTTCTCTTGAGCAAAAGTCTCGAAGGCTTTCTATTAAAATCAGaatccaaatccaaatcaaaatcaaaattaaatacatataaaatgaGAAACATATGATATGGTGTGGTTGGTAGTTGACTAGTTGCAAGTTAGTGAGTTCAGTTATTAAGCTCTTTTGGCATGCTTCTTGTTGGACATAGGATAAACTTTTAGTGCCACAATAACACcctatctctctctctttctctgtctGCCTCTCCCTTTGTTTCAATTTCCCCCTGCTTATTCTGGTTAGTGAATTTCATTTGCTTATGATGCTgaattttgttctttcttctATAAATTGCTGTTGTTGGTGTGTTTCTCTTTTGCTTGGTGGTTTAAATTTATGTGTGGTGGTTTCTGTTTGTGACGGGAGTTTTCTACTTTGTGGGAATTTGGTGGAAGGAATCTTTTATTTGTAGGTGAATGATGGGGCATAAAATTTgacttcatttttcttttatgacaCATGTCAAAAGTTCTTGATATCTGTGgattaaaaaaagaatctaTGGTACCcgttttcctttttgctttcccGATTATATATATGCTGAAGCGAGTTCttttctgattttttattttatttttaatttcagtagtttgattatgatttttttttatcggtggttaatgttagtttgttagttgtaagtttttgttagtatttttgtctttgattatatttttatgatttcatCTCGTTGTCCTTTTGGGTGATTGATTTTCCTCAATAGGATTTGTAGTTTCAGAATCTTGGCTACAGCAATAAATAATGATTTAGATTTGTTTACATTTCTGAAACGAGGCTTTCTACTGAATGAGGTGTGGAGGgttgtaatttaaaaatgaaatattaatctTGAGGAATAGTAAAAGGAGTGTAGTGTTAGGATTTGAAGACAAAAGGAGTTTCAAGCATTGAAGGGCTCTGTTATGACAGAGGGATTTAAGGCTTGTTTGAAGAATTGGGGCTGAAAAGATTGAAATACTAAATTAATCTTGAGTAGTTGTGAAACAAGTGTAGTGCTAGGATTTAAAGACAAAAGGAGTTACAGGCTTTAAATGGCTCTGTTACGAGTTATGACAGGAATTTAAGCTTTGATTTGCAGAATGGAGGCTGGAAAGAATGAAATACTGACCAAGTACTTGATCATTGAGGCTTTGATATCATGTGCAGAACCAAATCAATCCAAGAGCTTCAGCTGTTGCATGCAAagcaagaaataataaaaatcaccaTAGAAACTCTATTTTCTACTGGAGAAACTAGGAATCCAAGATCCACCAGTAATGATTACAAGATGAGCCTAACACTCAATGACGGAATACCGTTGATTTGGCAAACTTGATTAATTTTAACATGCAGGAAGATTAAATTGTGTTCTTAGATGTGTTTTGGCTGTGACCTacaagaacttttttttttgttggatggTTTTAACAATTGcataatttatgaatttttaatttgaacttAGCGATATGGACACTTCTTATGTTATGACTCAAAAAAAATTGAGCCTTGTACATTATGTGTTGGCTTTCTCCTATATGATATCAATAGTGACACCCTTGTGTTTTGTATAAGAACTATCATGTACATTCTTTGATAATGATATTTATGGTTCTTGCTAGCACAGGAACAATGTCTGAGAAAACCACAGCTGATAACCTTATTGAAAATCTTGTGGACACATTTGTTGATAAGAAAAAATCTGTATCATTCTTTGAGGATGATAAGTCAGACTCAGTGAGTTCTCAGATCAATAGACTGTTTGGACGCCAGAAACCCGTGCACCATGTTTTAGGGGGTGGAAAATGTATGGTATTTATAGTCAATTTATGGTAAAATGTACAGCATTTGCATGAACTAAACccatttaaatcatttttgtttctgtGTGTGCCTTTGAATGTCATAGCTGCGGATGTCTTGTTATGGAGGAACAAGAAGATTTCTGCTAGTGTTTTAACAAGTGCAACAATTGTATGGGTGCTTTTCGAATggcttaattataattttcttactattttatgcTTTGCTTTGGTTCTTGTCATGCTTGCCCAGTTTCTATGGTCAAATGCTTCCGGCATGTTTAACAGGTTATTCATGCATCTttacatctttttattttccttaacTTATGTGGATGTGTTACTCAACTTTACAGCTTTAATTAAGTATTACTTGTTCTTTATGTTGACAGTTCACCGTCTAATGTACCCCGTCTTGTTCTCCCAGAAGAACTCTTTGTGAACATTGCAACTGTGGTTGGTGGTAAGGTTAACATGGGCTTGAGGTTTCTTCAAGATGCTGCCTGTGGAGGAAACTTGAAGCAGTTTCTTGTTGTATGTTTGCAATTGTGTTTAATATTGTCATTTACCATTCAAACACAAGCCCAAAATTCTTTAGTTTTTGACTTCCGTGTTCAGtgcttttttttcaattaattccttttacTTTTAAGTTTTCTACATACTTTTTAGATAGTTACATTATTTATAGTTGCTTGTTTAATCTTTTCTTATTTAGTAAGCTCTATATTGATCTAACATTGACAACACTTAATGAATTGCTGTGTGATTCCATTGTAAGATTGTATTCCATACATTCTCACCTTGTTCAGTCTGTTGACATCCATCACAGGATCTTCCATGCTGCATCAGCAAAATAGAAGTCACTTTAGAGTCAATTAAGAATGCTTTTGTAAAACCTGGGAACTAAATTCAGTTAGGACTTTCCAGTGTAGTACACCCTATTTTAAGGCATAAAATTTATGGGCATTCAGAATTAACAAGAACTCTAAGTAACTGATGTCAtattgaaaaagataagttgCTTGAGGTTGTGAATACTTTCATGTAAACTAAACCTTATGCAGCAATAGTCATTTCTCTTAAGCTGTCTATAATTGTGTGTTATGTGGTAATGCCTCATTATGTCATATTGTTGTCATCAGAGATGTGAACATTATTTTGCTAGGAGACTGGAGTTGGAACCAAATGGAGGTGTGTGAGAGGGGAAAAAACTGAAGACCACGGGATGGTATACACTgaatttggggggggggggggttaacaaataaataaagaaatttggTTTTTCTTGATTCAGTGTATCatatttatataacaaattaacaatatgAATGGTTAAGTATCTTGAATGCACAACCATAAGCTCTACCATTTGCAGCTTGTTTTTAACCATTTCTATAccttaaacaaatttatttctacatgcagaaaagaaaagttacatctatttttcaatgaatttttgtGATTAATGGTCAAAACTTCCCCAGGTTGTTGGATGTTTGTTTGCTGGTGCTGTGATCGGGACCTGGTTCAATTTTATTTCTGTCATCTATATTGGTGAGAGACCTGCTTCCTTTGGTTCTTTTGATACATCCACTATTCTTTTCATTCATACATTCTCCCACATTTTTGCATATATTATTAAGATTATTTGCCTTGTGATTTATCTGTCATGGGTTCTAGTTGTTGAAATGGCCTCACCACTCATAGGGGTAAAGGTTTTATACATAATACATTTGAGCTTCCCTAGACCCCACAGCAGTGGTCTGCAAGTTTGAAAAGGTATACTTTTATGTTTCAACTAACCCTATGAAATCTTTCCTCCACAAAACATAAGCAGTTGAAATTGTATAACACTAAAAGACAGCCTTAACTTCATGATGCAAAGTAAGGTTGGTCTATTGGTGAAGGGAGAAAGGAAGGGGGGAGAGGTTGCAGGTTAGAATCCCTCtgctaaaaaaaactcaaaatactaacaattaacatttgccgACAAAAAAAAGGGTAGGGAAGATTGAAACAGCTACCATAAACAGTAAAACGAATCTGCATCACCACTGTGTGTGATGGGAAATGGGGTGAGATATATTTGAGGTAAGATGCAGGGGTGGAGAAATTTTGATGTTTAGCAACATGGTGGACTACAAAAGCTCACCTAGTTAAGTCAGTGCTTTCTGATAATATGCCATTTCAAGACAAGAACTGAATCTGGTTTATAAACAAATATGGGCCAAAGCCAAAGTTCATGTATATTGTTTTGTGGATCTAGTTCTGCATAACATTTCCATGACACCTTTTGGAGTTCCAATGATGTTTCTCCACTTCCATTTGACTGTTCATGTTATACTTGATTgctgaaacaattttttttttgctcttaAGGTTTTGTTGCTGCACATACACTTCCAGTTCTCTATGAGAAGTATGAGGATGAAGTTGACAACTTTGTATACAAGGTCCTTGGTCAGATGCAAAATCAATATCGAAATTTGGATACCAGTGTGCTCAGCAAAATCCCCAAGGGAAAAGGGAAGAAACATGAATAGGTTTATCCTTATGGCTTGTGTAAATTAATTTGACATTCAATGCCCATCTGAACACATTATGGCAGTTGAGAATGGTGGAAGAAGGTAACAAGAGGGATCAAAATATTTCTTCCATATGAATGATAGAGtggaataaataaaattgcatTTATAGTTGTAGTACTTATTGTTCCTTTACCTAAGTTGTGATCTTGAAATGTTGTTATCTCATTACTTGGCCAGGCCAGAGACTACATTGGTGGCTGTTGCAAACTTGTGACGGCACTTCAAAGGCAGGTTGTCATATGTGTATTTGGACTAACCACATTGTTAATTTTGTGGAGGTCGATGAGCACTGCTCATCACTGGATATTGTATTGGGTTAAGTGGGTTTACAAGTAAACCACCGCAATTATTTGTTAACATACAcgccttgtttttttttaggaGAAGTGCATTAGCTAGACACACCTTGAGTGTATTCAAGGCTGCTCTTGAGATTTTATGGGTCCAAGGCGAAAAGTAATtagatgttttttatatttaagtatttaaaaaatataaatatatattgcataaaaaatagacatgtaatttcattataatttgtttcattcaatataaaaacataattttaataaatctcaaatagatatatcgcatttt
Encoded proteins:
- the LOC114396724 gene encoding reticulon-like protein B8 isoform X2 encodes the protein MSEKTTADNLIENLVDTFVDKKKSVSFFEDDKSDSVSSQINRLFGRQKPVHHVLGGGKSADVLLWRNKKISASVLTSATIVWVLFEWLNYNFLTILCFALVLVMLAQFLWSNASGMFNSSPSNVPRLVLPEELFVNIATVVGGKVNMGLRFLQDAACGGNLKQFLVVVGCLFAGAVIGTWFNFISVIYIGFVAAHTLPVLYEKYEDEVDNFVYKVLGQMQNQYRNLDTSVLSKIPKGKGKKHE
- the LOC114396724 gene encoding reticulon-like protein B8 isoform X1 → MSEKTTADNLIENLVDTFVDKKKSVSFFEDDKSDSVSSQINRLFGRQKPVHHVLGGGKSADVLLWRNKKISASVLTSATIVWVLFEWLNYNFLTILCFALVLVMLAQFLWSNASGMFNSSPSNVPRLVLPEELFVNIATVVGGKVNMGLRFLQDAACGGNLKQFLVETGVGTKWRCVRGEKTEDHGMVVGCLFAGAVIGTWFNFISVIYIGFVAAHTLPVLYEKYEDEVDNFVYKVLGQMQNQYRNLDTSVLSKIPKGKGKKHE